In Haloarcula sp. H-GB4, a single genomic region encodes these proteins:
- the gdhB gene encoding glutamate dehydrogenase GdhB, with the protein MSTQKEPSEQATDEDESPIATARHQLEQAAEHLDLSEGMLEQLRHPSKTVEVSVPIRRTDGSVEVFSGYRVQHFEIRGPYKGGMRYHPSVSAEECTALAMLMTWKCAVMDLPFGGAKGGIVVDPSTLDAQETEQLTRRFAEELREVVGPTKDIPAPDMGTDEQTVAWFMDAYSMQEGETVPGIVTGKPTAVGGTHGREEAPGRSVAIVAREALDYYDGNIDGATVAVQGFGAVGANAARLLDSWGASVVAVSDVDGGIYDESGLDIESISADGDEHGQLGAVDAPRQVSNAELLELDVDVLIPAAVGNVLTEENAADVQASIIVEGANGPTTTAADTVFKERDIPVIPDILANAGGVTVSYFEWLQHINRRSWSREEVNDELEAEMLDAWEALQAEVEDRDVTWRTAAYIVALSRIGDAMNARGLWP; encoded by the coding sequence ATGAGCACACAGAAGGAGCCATCAGAGCAAGCGACAGACGAGGACGAATCGCCAATCGCGACTGCCCGCCACCAGCTGGAGCAAGCAGCTGAACACCTTGACCTTTCTGAGGGGATGCTTGAGCAGCTCCGCCACCCATCGAAAACAGTCGAGGTATCTGTTCCGATCCGCCGAACCGACGGGAGCGTTGAGGTGTTCAGCGGGTATCGCGTCCAGCACTTCGAGATCAGGGGGCCGTATAAAGGCGGTATGCGATACCACCCGAGCGTCTCCGCCGAGGAGTGCACGGCGCTAGCGATGTTGATGACGTGGAAGTGTGCGGTGATGGACCTGCCCTTCGGCGGCGCGAAGGGTGGCATCGTCGTCGATCCGTCGACGCTCGATGCACAGGAGACCGAGCAGTTGACGCGTCGGTTCGCCGAGGAACTACGCGAAGTCGTTGGACCGACGAAAGACATCCCCGCACCCGATATGGGGACCGACGAGCAGACCGTCGCCTGGTTCATGGACGCGTATTCAATGCAGGAAGGCGAGACGGTCCCCGGCATTGTGACTGGCAAACCGACAGCGGTTGGCGGGACACACGGCCGTGAGGAGGCACCCGGCCGAAGCGTCGCTATCGTCGCCCGCGAAGCACTCGACTACTACGACGGAAACATCGATGGTGCGACTGTCGCCGTCCAGGGCTTCGGTGCCGTGGGCGCGAACGCCGCACGCCTGCTTGACTCGTGGGGTGCGTCTGTCGTCGCTGTCAGCGATGTGGACGGCGGCATCTACGACGAATCCGGGCTCGATATCGAATCGATTTCGGCTGACGGCGACGAACACGGCCAGCTGGGGGCTGTTGACGCACCACGTCAGGTATCCAACGCCGAGTTGCTGGAACTCGATGTCGATGTCCTCATTCCTGCAGCAGTCGGGAACGTCCTAACCGAGGAGAACGCTGCAGACGTACAGGCGAGCATTATCGTCGAAGGGGCGAACGGCCCGACAACGACAGCGGCCGATACAGTGTTCAAGGAGCGCGACATCCCAGTCATCCCGGATATCCTCGCGAACGCCGGCGGCGTCACCGTGAGCTACTTCGAATGGCTCCAGCACATCAACCGACGGAGCTGGTCCCGTGAAGAAGTCAACGACGAACTCGAAGCCGAGATGCTCGATGCCTGGGAGGCCCTGCAGGCTGAGGTCGAGGACCGTGATGTCACGTGGCGAACAGCTGCCTACATCGTCGCGCTTTCGCGAATCGGTGACGCTATGAACGCTCGTGGACTATGGCCGTAA
- the rocF gene encoding arginase, giving the protein MLGVPFALGADRRGVDMGPSAIRYGGLTAALDTAGVDYTDVGDLSAPTLQSQPASDDNSAKYLDAIAEMTDTLADRVATEIADGSVPLVLGGDHSIAMGTMRGAAQTTELGVIWFDAHGDYNTPTTSPSGNVHGMPLAAAHGYGDFAEMPWATAPNVAEENTVIVGARSLDADERAVLRESDISVFTMEDIDSRGIGPVTDEALDIATDGVDDIHVSLDLDWLDPDDAPGVGTPVPGGVTYREAHTAMERVADRDAAESVLRSLDVVEVNPILDQRNTTGERAAELAASAFGKRIL; this is encoded by the coding sequence GTGCTCGGTGTCCCGTTCGCCCTCGGTGCCGACCGGCGCGGCGTCGACATGGGCCCGTCAGCGATTCGCTACGGCGGCCTCACCGCTGCGCTTGATACGGCCGGCGTCGACTACACTGACGTCGGAGACCTTTCAGCGCCGACGCTACAGTCCCAACCGGCGTCCGACGACAACAGTGCGAAGTACCTCGACGCTATCGCGGAAATGACCGATACACTTGCCGACCGGGTGGCGACAGAAATAGCCGACGGGAGCGTGCCGCTGGTGTTAGGTGGCGACCATTCTATCGCGATGGGCACGATGCGCGGTGCGGCTCAGACGACCGAACTCGGCGTCATCTGGTTCGACGCCCACGGCGATTACAACACCCCGACTACGTCGCCCAGCGGGAACGTCCACGGGATGCCGCTTGCGGCCGCCCACGGCTACGGCGACTTCGCAGAGATGCCGTGGGCCACCGCCCCGAACGTTGCCGAGGAGAACACCGTCATCGTCGGCGCGCGGAGCCTCGATGCCGACGAACGAGCAGTCCTCCGCGAGAGTGACATCTCCGTCTTCACGATGGAAGACATCGACAGTCGGGGTATCGGCCCAGTCACTGATGAGGCACTCGACATCGCGACCGATGGGGTCGATGACATCCACGTGAGCCTTGACCTCGATTGGCTTGACCCGGACGATGCACCGGGGGTCGGGACACCGGTTCCCGGCGGCGTCACCTACCGGGAGGCGCATACGGCGATGGAACGGGTCGCCGACCGCGACGCCGCCGAATCGGTGCTGCGCTCGCTTGATGTTGTCGAGGTCAACCCCATCCTCGACCAGCGCAACACGACGGGCGAGCGAGCGGCCGAACTCGCCGCTAGCGCGTTCGGCAAGCGGATCCTGTAG
- a CDS encoding IclR family transcriptional regulator produces the protein MTDDANTQNTGRRIQSVENACEIIEAVQESHSATLQELSERIELSQGTLHTYLATLTDCGFLTKDDDTYQLGFRFVTMGEHVRNETELYTAGQEEVDKLADRSGEYVHLVVENDGREVAIYERRGEHAVGMDYHLQLREAPQHLHDSASGKAILSCLPDERVEKIIDREGLSRQTQHTITDRETLRDELETIRERGYATNDEEEIRGLRAIGAPILDNDGTVVGAVSVTAPTSRLKGARFDTEIPEMVMEAANLIEVNLEMTSFDRST, from the coding sequence ATGACCGACGACGCCAACACACAAAACACGGGCCGGCGGATACAGTCCGTGGAGAACGCCTGCGAGATCATCGAAGCCGTACAGGAGTCACACAGCGCGACGTTGCAGGAACTGAGCGAACGAATCGAGCTTTCCCAGGGAACGCTTCACACATATCTTGCGACGCTGACCGACTGTGGCTTCCTCACGAAGGACGACGACACGTACCAGCTCGGCTTTCGATTCGTCACGATGGGCGAACACGTCCGTAACGAGACGGAGCTCTACACTGCTGGACAGGAGGAAGTAGACAAACTGGCCGACAGATCCGGTGAGTACGTCCATCTAGTCGTCGAAAACGACGGTCGCGAAGTCGCCATCTACGAACGGCGGGGCGAACATGCCGTCGGAATGGACTACCACCTCCAGCTGCGGGAGGCACCACAACACCTCCACGACAGCGCTTCGGGCAAGGCAATCCTCTCATGTCTCCCGGACGAGCGCGTTGAGAAAATAATCGACCGGGAAGGCCTTTCACGACAGACACAGCACACGATTACGGACCGAGAAACACTTCGTGACGAGCTAGAAACTATCCGGGAGCGGGGATACGCAACGAACGACGAGGAAGAGATCCGTGGCCTCCGGGCGATCGGTGCGCCGATTCTGGACAACGATGGGACCGTCGTCGGCGCGGTCAGTGTGACTGCACCGACCAGCCGTCTGAAAGGGGCCCGCTTCGACACCGAAATTCCTGAGATGGTGATGGAGGCAGCCAACCTCATCGAGGTCAATCTCGAAATGACCTCGTTCGACCGGAGCACGTAA